From Bradyrhizobium symbiodeficiens, the proteins below share one genomic window:
- a CDS encoding PQQ-dependent dehydrogenase, methanol/ethanol family: MAQTCWARFSIRPATRPLTLQRTWTSLVIGLGVAASTTAVLAQDGAKSPTPESIKAITSQVDSAYIKANTATSSNWPTIGLDYAETRFSKLNQITADNVKGLGLVWTYNLESSRGVEATPVVVDGIMYQTASWSVVHAIDARTGKRIWTFDPQVNRELGFKGCCDVVNRGVALYKGKVFVAAYDGRLIALDSATGKKVWEKDTLLDHEHSYTITGAPRVFNGKVVIGQGGAEYGARGYVTAYDAESGNQLWRWFTVPGDPSKPFEDESMEKAAKTWDPAGKYWLNGGGGTPWDTITFDPDLNLVYIGTGNGSPWNRNVRSPAGGDNLYLASIVALNADTGKYAWHYQETPGDHWDYTSTQPMILADISIDGAPRKVILHAPKNGFFFVIDRTNGKFISAKNFVDVNWATGYDTNGRPIEVPAARGEAAYDSIPGPYGAHNWHPMSFNPQTGLVYLPAQNVPLNLIPEKSFKQNAATPGKFGGTTGWNVGFVLNGEPPKSLPFGRLVAWDPVKQKEAWRVEYPSPWNGGTLTTAGNLVFQGTADGRFVAYDAMTGKTLWETPTGTGVVAAASTYLLDGVQYVSIAVGWGGVYGMAQRATERQNPGTVYTFALNGKAPLPEFVKYQTEGLLQGVKYDPKDVPEGTALYVAACATCHGVPGVDKGGNVRNLGYVPAAEIANLKDIVFKGPFRDKGMPDFTGKLTEADVVKIQAFIQGTADAIRPKK, from the coding sequence ATGGCTCAGACATGTTGGGCTCGCTTTTCCATTCGGCCCGCAACGCGACCCCTGACGTTGCAGAGAACCTGGACCAGCCTTGTCATCGGCCTCGGCGTTGCGGCATCGACGACGGCGGTTCTGGCCCAGGACGGCGCAAAAAGTCCGACGCCAGAGAGCATCAAAGCCATCACATCCCAGGTTGACAGCGCCTACATCAAGGCCAACACCGCGACGTCCAGCAATTGGCCCACGATCGGTCTCGACTATGCCGAGACGCGCTTTTCGAAGCTCAATCAGATCACGGCCGACAACGTCAAAGGCCTCGGCCTCGTCTGGACCTACAATCTCGAATCTTCACGCGGCGTCGAAGCCACACCGGTCGTCGTCGACGGCATCATGTACCAGACGGCATCGTGGAGCGTCGTGCACGCGATCGACGCGCGCACGGGCAAGCGCATCTGGACGTTCGATCCCCAGGTCAACCGCGAACTCGGCTTCAAGGGCTGCTGCGACGTCGTCAACCGCGGCGTCGCACTCTACAAGGGCAAGGTGTTCGTGGCGGCTTACGACGGGCGCCTGATCGCGCTTGATTCCGCAACGGGTAAGAAGGTCTGGGAAAAGGACACCCTGCTCGACCACGAGCATTCCTATACCATCACAGGCGCGCCGCGCGTCTTCAACGGCAAGGTGGTGATCGGACAAGGCGGCGCCGAATATGGCGCGCGCGGCTACGTCACCGCCTACGATGCCGAAAGCGGCAACCAGCTCTGGCGCTGGTTCACCGTGCCGGGCGATCCCTCGAAGCCGTTCGAGGACGAATCGATGGAGAAGGCGGCCAAGACGTGGGACCCCGCCGGCAAGTACTGGCTCAACGGCGGCGGCGGCACGCCGTGGGACACCATCACCTTCGACCCCGACCTCAATCTCGTCTACATCGGCACCGGCAACGGCTCGCCCTGGAACAGAAATGTGCGCAGTCCCGCCGGCGGCGACAACCTCTACCTCGCCTCCATCGTCGCACTGAACGCCGACACCGGAAAATACGCCTGGCATTATCAGGAAACGCCCGGCGACCACTGGGACTACACCTCGACCCAGCCGATGATCCTCGCCGACATCAGCATCGACGGCGCCCCGCGCAAGGTCATCCTGCACGCGCCCAAGAACGGCTTCTTCTTCGTGATCGACCGCACCAACGGCAAATTCATCTCGGCGAAGAATTTCGTCGATGTGAACTGGGCCACTGGCTACGACACCAACGGCCGCCCGATCGAGGTGCCGGCCGCGCGTGGCGAAGCAGCCTACGACTCGATCCCCGGACCCTACGGTGCCCACAACTGGCATCCAATGTCGTTCAACCCGCAGACCGGCCTCGTCTATCTGCCGGCCCAGAACGTGCCGTTGAATCTCATTCCGGAAAAGAGCTTCAAGCAGAATGCCGCAACGCCGGGCAAATTCGGCGGCACCACCGGCTGGAATGTCGGCTTCGTGCTCAACGGAGAGCCGCCCAAGAGTCTTCCGTTCGGACGGCTGGTCGCGTGGGATCCGGTCAAGCAGAAGGAAGCCTGGCGCGTCGAATACCCTTCGCCATGGAACGGCGGAACGTTGACCACGGCCGGAAACCTGGTTTTCCAGGGCACCGCGGACGGACGCTTCGTCGCCTATGACGCCATGACGGGCAAGACGCTGTGGGAAACACCGACCGGCACCGGCGTGGTCGCGGCGGCTTCGACCTACCTGCTCGATGGCGTGCAGTACGTCTCGATCGCCGTCGGCTGGGGCGGCGTCTACGGCATGGCGCAGCGGGCGACCGAGCGGCAAAACCCGGGCACGGTCTACACGTTCGCGCTCAACGGCAAGGCGCCGCTTCCGGAATTCGTGAAGTACCAGACCGAAGGCCTGCTCCAGGGCGTGAAGTACGATCCCAAGGACGTGCCGGAAGGAACGGCCCTCTACGTTGCCGCCTGCGCCACATGCCATGGTGTGCCCGGCGTCGACAAGGGCGGCAACGTCCGCAATCTCGGCTACGTACCCGCGGCGGAGATCGCCAACCTCAAGGACATCGTCTTCAAGGGACCGTTCCGCGACAAAGGCATGCCGGACTTCACGGGCAAGCTGACGGAAGCCGACGTCGTGAAGATCCAGGCCTTCATCCAAGGCACCGCCGACGCGATACGGCCGAAGAAATGA
- a CDS encoding response regulator transcription factor has product MAARLRQALPQPVDAKFATRLNPLKHNAFRGGSLSSILVVDDHPIIAEACRIVLGDVEDVVAARDVPSGYDAFLEHRPGVVILDLSFPGEALGGVDLLHRISSDAPLARILVFSMHADANIVASAIKAGAIGYLLKDSPPDELPKAVRQVRLGHRYVDERINLRGVTLPDHVVSGKATLTRREREALGLLGQGHSYPAIADELAITPRAVARLIKQARTKLGIRRTSDLLRRARDLADGEDSPN; this is encoded by the coding sequence ATGGCGGCACGGCTGCGGCAGGCCTTGCCGCAGCCGGTGGATGCGAAGTTCGCAACACGCCTCAATCCTCTGAAACACAATGCATTTCGAGGAGGTTCATTGAGTTCCATACTGGTCGTCGATGACCATCCCATCATTGCGGAGGCATGCCGTATCGTGCTGGGGGACGTCGAAGACGTTGTCGCCGCGCGCGACGTGCCGAGCGGCTATGACGCATTCCTGGAGCACCGGCCGGGAGTCGTCATCCTCGATTTGAGCTTTCCCGGCGAAGCACTGGGCGGTGTCGACTTGCTGCACCGCATCTCCTCGGATGCGCCGCTCGCACGCATCCTGGTTTTCAGCATGCATGCCGACGCAAATATCGTCGCGTCCGCGATCAAGGCGGGAGCCATCGGATATTTGCTGAAGGACTCTCCGCCGGACGAACTGCCAAAGGCGGTGCGTCAGGTCCGACTCGGCCATCGCTATGTCGACGAACGGATCAACCTGCGCGGCGTGACCCTGCCCGACCACGTCGTTTCCGGAAAAGCCACACTGACACGAAGAGAGCGTGAGGCGCTCGGCCTGCTCGGCCAAGGACATTCGTATCCTGCGATCGCCGACGAGCTGGCTATCACGCCTCGGGCTGTCGCCCGGCTCATCAAGCAGGCGAGGACCAAGCTCGGTATCCGCCGCACGAGCGACCTGCTCCGACGGGCGCGCGATCTCGCCGACGGAGAAGACAGCCCGAATTGA
- a CDS encoding histidine kinase, translating into MWQNLSLRGRINLLLALLLALGLAVNIGRQVAEAGPRVQAEDQSVIRLAREFIEMIVADLNEAPDPDARLNQIARDLSRLRHVSITLRDAAGNPQTPPRLDTDADTRGPPAWFVGLVHPEQTAVSVPVSIHGRPGSLLITSHPDDEIAEIWDGIVTQLEVGSAIALALFFLMMNVVGRALAPLQSLAEAMGELEGGHYEARVTPGGAPELAVICTKLNHLAATLGEAVEDKRRLAERAVSLQDIERKEIARELHDEFGPYLFSLRAHAGALAKQADGRVPSAEAVRKHGSAMLEQINALQQFNRRVLERLRPVGLAELGLRQALESLSRLWRESHPDVAIETSISPALGATGETADLTIYRIVQEALTNVFRHAGATSVNVVIEPAEQTAQDGRVCARVRVSDNGRGMEPDQKLGFGLVGMRERILALGGTLNVVSGDGGLTVEALVPTAVA; encoded by the coding sequence ATGTGGCAAAATCTATCCTTGCGCGGGCGCATCAACCTCTTGCTGGCGCTGCTGCTGGCGCTGGGGCTCGCCGTCAATATCGGCCGCCAGGTCGCGGAGGCAGGTCCGCGGGTGCAGGCCGAGGACCAGAGCGTGATCCGCCTCGCGCGCGAATTCATCGAGATGATCGTTGCCGATCTCAACGAGGCGCCCGATCCGGATGCCAGGCTGAACCAGATCGCGCGCGATCTCAGCCGTCTGCGCCATGTCAGCATCACGCTTCGGGATGCCGCAGGCAATCCGCAGACGCCACCCCGGCTTGATACTGACGCCGACACGCGCGGGCCGCCGGCCTGGTTCGTCGGCCTGGTTCATCCCGAGCAGACCGCGGTGAGCGTACCGGTCTCGATCCACGGCAGGCCCGGCTCGCTCCTGATCACCTCGCATCCCGATGACGAGATCGCGGAGATCTGGGACGGCATCGTGACCCAGCTCGAGGTCGGCTCGGCGATCGCGCTGGCGCTGTTCTTCTTGATGATGAATGTGGTCGGCCGCGCGCTGGCGCCGCTGCAGTCGCTGGCGGAGGCAATGGGGGAGCTGGAAGGCGGACATTACGAGGCCCGTGTCACACCGGGCGGTGCGCCGGAGCTCGCCGTGATCTGCACCAAGCTCAACCACCTCGCCGCAACGCTGGGTGAGGCAGTCGAGGACAAGCGGCGCCTCGCCGAGCGCGCGGTGTCGCTCCAGGACATCGAGCGCAAGGAGATCGCGCGCGAGCTCCACGACGAGTTCGGGCCGTATTTGTTCTCGCTGCGGGCGCATGCCGGCGCGCTGGCGAAGCAGGCGGACGGACGCGTTCCCAGCGCCGAGGCCGTGCGAAAACACGGCAGCGCCATGCTGGAGCAGATCAACGCGCTGCAGCAGTTCAATCGCCGCGTGCTGGAGCGCTTGCGCCCCGTCGGCCTTGCCGAGCTCGGCCTGCGCCAGGCGCTGGAATCGCTGTCGCGGCTGTGGCGGGAATCGCATCCGGATGTCGCGATCGAGACGTCGATCTCACCCGCGCTGGGCGCAACCGGCGAGACCGCCGACCTCACCATCTACCGCATCGTGCAGGAGGCGCTCACCAACGTGTTCCGCCACGCCGGCGCGACCTCGGTCAATGTCGTGATCGAGCCGGCGGAGCAGACGGCGCAGGACGGCCGCGTCTGCGCCCGGGTGCGGGTCAGCGACAATGGCCGCGGCATGGAGCCGGACCAGAAGCTCGGCTTCGGCCTCGTCGGCATGCGGGAGCGGATCCTGGCGCTGGGCGGCACGCTCAACGTCGTCTCCGGCGATGGCGGATTGACGGTGGAGGCACTGGTTCCGACGGCGGTGGCCTGA
- a CDS encoding response regulator yields MRILIVDDHPIVASGCRAVLADEGEIEILEAADAEDGECVFIVERPDLCIIDINLPTVSGFELARRILERAADARIIMFSMNDDPAFAARAIECGAKGYVSKTGDPDDLVEAIRAVGGGGTYLPSAIARSIAFAGPTLAQSPLSKLNPREMEILRLLSAGKSLSEIAWLVQSSYKTVANTSSIMRQKLGVKTSVELVRLAIDSGVA; encoded by the coding sequence ATGCGCATTCTGATCGTCGACGATCATCCCATTGTCGCCTCCGGCTGCCGTGCCGTGCTGGCCGACGAGGGCGAGATCGAGATTTTGGAGGCCGCCGACGCCGAGGACGGCGAGTGCGTCTTCATCGTCGAACGCCCCGACCTCTGCATCATCGACATCAATTTGCCGACCGTCTCCGGCTTCGAGCTCGCCCGCCGCATCCTCGAGCGCGCGGCTGATGCCCGCATCATCATGTTCAGCATGAACGACGACCCGGCCTTTGCCGCGCGCGCGATCGAGTGCGGCGCCAAGGGCTACGTCTCCAAGACCGGCGACCCCGACGATCTCGTCGAGGCGATCCGCGCCGTCGGCGGCGGCGGCACGTATCTGCCGAGCGCGATCGCGCGCAGCATCGCCTTCGCAGGGCCGACGCTGGCGCAAAGCCCGCTGTCCAAGCTGAACCCGCGCGAAATGGAGATCCTGCGGCTGCTCAGCGCCGGAAAGAGCCTGTCCGAAATTGCCTGGCTGGTGCAGTCGTCCTACAAGACGGTCGCCAACACCTCGTCCATCATGCGCCAGAAGCTCGGGGTCAAGACCTCGGTCGAGCTGGTGCGGCTGGCGATCGACAGCGGCGTTGCCTGA
- the fghA gene encoding S-formylglutathione hydrolase, translating into MTIQTVSTNKSYGGVQGVYRHASQATGTDMVFSVYVPPHAGGARLPVVWYLSGLTCTHANVTEKGEFRKACAELGLIFVATDTSPRGPDVPGDANNAYDFGLGAGFYVDATEAPFARNYRMWSYVTDELPKLVAGNFPVDAKRQSVMGHSMGGHGALTVALRNPHRYRAASAFAPIVAPSQVPWGIKALTGYLGPNKDAWRSHDTVALIADGAKFSGFLVDVGEADNFLKEQLKPELLEAACSKANIPLTLRRQPGYDHSYYFISTFMGDHLHWHAEKLKG; encoded by the coding sequence ATGACGATTCAGACTGTCTCGACCAACAAATCCTACGGCGGCGTGCAGGGCGTGTATCGCCATGCCAGCCAGGCGACGGGAACCGACATGGTGTTCTCGGTCTATGTTCCGCCGCATGCCGGCGGCGCCAGGCTGCCCGTGGTCTGGTACCTGTCCGGCCTCACCTGCACCCATGCCAACGTCACCGAGAAGGGCGAATTCCGCAAGGCCTGCGCCGAGCTCGGCCTGATCTTCGTCGCGACCGATACGTCACCACGTGGGCCCGACGTGCCGGGCGATGCCAACAACGCCTATGATTTCGGCCTCGGGGCCGGCTTCTATGTCGATGCGACCGAGGCGCCGTTCGCGCGCAATTATCGGATGTGGAGCTATGTGACCGACGAGTTGCCGAAGCTCGTGGCGGGAAATTTTCCCGTCGACGCCAAGCGGCAATCGGTGATGGGCCATTCGATGGGCGGCCACGGCGCGCTGACGGTGGCACTGCGCAATCCGCACCGCTATCGCGCCGCGAGCGCCTTCGCGCCGATCGTGGCGCCCTCGCAGGTGCCGTGGGGCATCAAGGCGCTCACCGGCTATCTCGGGCCGAACAAGGACGCATGGCGCAGCCATGACACGGTGGCGCTGATCGCGGACGGCGCGAAGTTTTCCGGCTTCCTGGTCGACGTCGGCGAGGCCGACAATTTCCTGAAGGAGCAGCTGAAGCCGGAGCTGCTCGAAGCCGCCTGCAGCAAGGCGAACATCCCGCTGACGCTGCGGCGTCAGCCGGGCTACGACCACAGCTATTATTTCATCTCGACCTTCATGGGCGATCATCTGCACTGGCATGCTGAGAAGCTGAAGGGGTGA
- a CDS encoding DUF3280 domain-containing protein, with the protein MTNLSGHATPHFVPARGGITIMRALMVIAALLLTPSVARADPPKLAVFDFELIDTSLPGEFYGSKPEEARLVLVSEQLRKELKESGRFQMLDIAPVRDAARHANLQACGGCDLKLAGELGADLEITGMVQKVSNLIINLNVYLRDVKTGQMIMAASADMRGNTDEAWTRTMSYLIRNRLLAPNYGRRE; encoded by the coding sequence ATGACCAATTTGTCAGGGCATGCAACCCCGCATTTCGTCCCCGCGCGCGGCGGCATCACGATCATGCGAGCATTGATGGTGATCGCCGCTTTGCTGTTGACGCCGTCGGTCGCGCGCGCCGATCCACCCAAGCTCGCCGTGTTCGATTTCGAGCTGATCGATACCAGCCTGCCGGGCGAGTTTTACGGCTCCAAGCCCGAAGAGGCGCGGCTCGTACTCGTCAGCGAGCAGCTGCGCAAGGAATTGAAGGAGTCCGGCAGGTTCCAGATGCTCGACATCGCGCCGGTCAGGGATGCCGCCCGTCACGCGAACTTGCAGGCCTGCGGCGGCTGCGACCTCAAGCTTGCCGGCGAATTGGGCGCTGACCTCGAGATCACCGGCATGGTGCAGAAGGTCTCGAACCTGATCATCAATCTCAACGTCTATTTGCGTGACGTGAAGACCGGCCAAATGATCATGGCGGCGAGCGCCGACATGCGCGGCAACACGGATGAAGCCTGGACCCGCACGATGAGCTATCTGATCCGCAACCGGCTGTTGGCGCCGAATTACGGCAGGCGGGAGTAG